Part of the Sporomusa termitida genome, AGTACCCTGGTGCGCGGCGGTGTGCCGATCATTACGGCCCTGGATGTGGTTAAAAAGACGATTGGCAATTTGAGCATGACCGATGCGCTGTCCAAGGCCCAGGTTAGTGTGCAGGAAGGCGTGGGCCTGGCCTCGACCCTGGGCTCAAGCAAGATCTTTACGCCCATGGTAATCCACATGGTGGCGATTGGCGAAGAAAGCGGCGCCCTGGACAAAATGCTGGAAAAGGTAGCTGACTTTTATGAGAGTGAGGTCGAGGACACGGTCAGTCGTTTAAGCAGTATTATGGAGCCGGTGATTGTCGGGATATTGGGAGTGGTGATAGGGTTTATTGTTATTTCGGTGGTATTGCCGCTCTTTGATGTTATAACCAATATGGGGCGCTAACTACAGTTTTCTTTGAGAAAGGAGGTGAAAACTATGTTTCAAAATATTAGAAAGCGTATGGGGAATCAAAAAGGGTTTACACTGGTGGAACTTTTGGTAGTAATTTCGATTTTAGGCATTTTGGCAGCTATCGCCGTACCTAAATTTGCTGACTCAACAACAGCTGCAAATACGGCAAAAGCAGCAGCTGACCTTCGTATACTTGATAGTGCTATAGCAATGTATCAAGCACAGAATGGTACCGATCCGACTGCTATTGATGGTGACGCTGGTTCAACGACATTAGTTGGTGACGGACTATTGGCAGCTTCACCAGCACCACCTACAGGACGCGCATTTGTTAATGGTACTGCAGCAAATATTACTGCTACTGCTTATGTACTTACAGGTACTGGAGCTGCGATGAGGGCTACTCTAGATGGTAATAATTCGGAGGACTTCAACAGATAAAGCTGGTAACAAGATATATTTAACTAGGACTGTTTGTCCTAGTTAAATATATCTTTTAGTGCTGGACAGTTATAAATAACATTAATAAGGAGAAGGTACACATATTTCGATGTTGTGCTAGTTAGCAATATATGCTAGAAATTTGTCTAATTCTATCAATTTTAGGTTTCGGCCTAATAATTGGTAGTTTTATCAATGTATGCATTTTGAGGATACCCAAGAATGAGTCTATTATATTTCCAGGTTCACATTGTGTAATTTGTAAGACTCCTTTAAAAGTAATGGATTTAATTCCAATAATTAGTTATGCCTTATTACTAGGACGATGTAGGTATTGCGGATCTTGTATATCTGTTCGATATCCAGTAGTCGAATTATTAACTGCTCTTATTCTATTGATTTCTTTTTTAGTGGCTCCTTTAGAAAAACTGATGGAAGTATTAATGTTTGTTGTATTTTTGCTTGTGATTTCAATAATTGATTATGATTATCAGCTTATTTTAGATAAAATTCTTATATGGTTTGCTATTGCAGGCGTAATATTTAATACACTAATTAATAATACAATAGTGCTAGATATACTTTGGGGAAGTGTAGCGGGCGGCGCCATCCTCTTCCTTATCGCCCTCCTCACCAAAGGCGGCATGGGCGGTGGCGACATCAAATTTATGGCTGCCCTCGGTCTATGGCTTGGCCTCAAACTAACCCTGCTGACCTTATTTCTGTCCTTTGTCATTGGCGGCATCGGCAGCCTGCTGCTACTGGCCCTTAAGATCAAAGGCCGTAAGGACTTTATCCCCTTCGGCCCGTTTATCGCTGTGGCGGCGTTTATCAGTATGCTGTACGGCCATGAAATCATCACCTGGTATCTGAGCCTGCTGTAGTACAGGCTGTTATTTGCTGTTGCGAGGTGTAATATGCAACAGGGCTTTACTTTGATAGAACTCCTGGTTACCATGGCCATTATCGGCATTTTAGCCGGTCTGGCCGTACCAATGCTGGCCGATGCCGTGGCCACCCTGGAACTGCATATCTTTGTCAACAACCTGGCCGCCGATATCCGGGGCCTGCAGCAGCTGGGCGTTAATGCCAACGGTACGCAAGCTATTTATACGCTATACTGGACTGGCGGCAGTAGCAAGCCGCAATATAATCTGCACAACCGGGAAAAAGCCATTAAGATTGTTGATTTTCCCGCCTCGGTTGCAGTGACCGGTGATCCGAAAGCAATCCGCTATGCCATCACCGGCTCACCGTCATCCGGGGCTCAGACTATTGAATTTCGCAGTAAACGGACCGGTGAGTACCTGTATGTCGTCATTGCCCCTGTGACCGGGCGGGTGCGGGTCTGTGACGCCGCCGGTCTGGAATGAAAACGTACAGCCTGGGGAGGGGGGGGCAATGGGGCGGAACCGGCAGGGTGAGCGGGGTTATCTGCTGCTGGAGGCAGTTATGGCAATTTTTATCGTGCTTATAACGCTGGCGGTTGCCGCTCTGCTGCCCCAGGCGCTGAAGGTGATGGCGGCTGCCGGCCACTATACGGCCGCCACGGCATTGGCTCAGGAACAGATGGAGCTGCTTAAAAGTCATGACGACCTGTTTTGGGCTACTGTCGCGTTTCCTTACCAGACAGGCCCGGCCTCGATTCCCGGGACTGATTACTGTCAGACGGCAAGGGCTGAAATCAGCCCCCTTGATCCGGAGTATCCGAGCAAACAGCGTATCATCAAGCTAACCGTTTCTGTGGGCCGGCCAGGTGCTGAACAGGTCACCCTGATATCCTATACCTTACAGGCGGTACAGCAGTTTCTGCCATAACGGAGGGATTATGAAACGCTATTGGACTGGCCGGCAGGGTCTGACCCTGGCCGAGCTAGTGGCTGGTCTGACAATTTTTTTGATCCTGCTGGCGGCCATCGGGCCGCTGTTGTCAACCGCAAGCCAGGCCTGGCGGACCGGCCGTTCCCAGGCTGAACTCCAGCAAACCGCCCGGTTGGCGCTGGAGCGGCTCAGCCACAGCATCCGGTATGCGCAAACCGTCACTGTCGCCGATAATGGCGGCAGCCTGGTGCTAAAGGACGGGGATGGCAGCAGCCTGATCTTCAGCGTCAGCCCTGATACGCGGGCGCTGTGTATGACCATGGGCGACGGTACGCCCCAGCCGCTGGCCGGCGACGGCCTTAGTAAAAGGGCCGGCCGGGTGGTGGTTATCGCTAACCCGGGGCAGCAACCGCGTTTTACGGTTGAGGCTGTTACCCTGCGGGCTAACAATGGACAAGCCCTGTATATGGTTAAGCGGGTGGCGATTATGATTACCGTACAGGACCGCGAGACAGGGCTTCAATATACCCTGCGGTCGGCAGTGATGGCTCAAAACTCGTAATAAGAGGTGTCCCGATGTTTTATGTACAAACACGGGTAGCCAGCCAGTCCGGGTCGAGTGCTCTCCTGGCGTTAATGGCACTGCTGCTGCTGAGTCTATGGGGCTGGGGCCTGATTACGCTTAGTCTGACTGAGCTTAGTATGGCCGCAAGCTACCGTGACGGCACTGCGGCTTTATATTTAGCGGAGGCAGGAGCCAAACGGGCTCTTGTCGAATTACACTACAACCCTGACTGGCAGCCCCGCAATCCCTATTTTGAGGGCCGGGGCAGCTATTCGCTGGCAATTACGGCCGGTACGCCCATCCGGATTGAAGCAACCGGCACTGTTCACAGGTCTGTGCGGAAGGTTGTACTAAAGGTTGTTAGGAACGCCGAGGGTGCGGGTCTTATAATTATCTCCTGGAATTATCATTAATTAGGAGGCAGCATATGCAAATAAGAAATTTTATGGAGGATCTGGTCTGGCAGCGGCTGGACGAGGTGCTGACCCGCCATCCGAAGGCCTGCGGCTGTGAGAAATGCCGCTATGATATTGCGGCCCTGGCCCTAAACTTTTTGCCGCCGCGCTATGTGGTTACCGATCAGGGCGAGACCTACACCCGGATCAAGGGGCTTGAGCAGCAGTTTAATGTTGATATTATTACCGCCCTCTCCCATGCCATTCAGATTGTCTGCCAGCAGCCCCACCACGATGAAGGCTAAGGTTATTCAACTGGCGGCCAGGGTAAAGCAGTGGCTTACATACAGTCCGGCCAGTATGATTGGTATAGATATCGGTTCCGGCATGCTGAAGATTGCTGAAATCACCTGGCGCAACAATCTGCCCACCCTGACGGCCGCCGGTCTGGCGGCCCTGCCGGCGGACCTGGTCCGGGACGGGATTATTCTCGACCGTCAGGTGATGGCCGAGACGTTCCGGCAGCTGCTGGCAACCGCCGGTGTCACCGGCCGGCATGCTGTCATCTCCGTAAGCGGTCATGCGGTGTTCATCCGCGAGCTTACCTTTCCGGCGATGACGGAGGAGGAGCTGCGCCAGGCCATCAGATGGGACCTGGATAAATATATCCCGGCCGATGCGGAGAATTACTATTTTGATTTTGCCGTTGTTGGTACCGGCAAGCTGCCTCATGAGGTCCGGGTGTTGCTTGTGGCCGCCCCGCAGTCGATGATTGACGCTGTTACTGCCATTTGTAAGGAGGCGGGGCTGAAGCCTATGGCTATTGATATTGAGCCGCTGGCCATAGCCCGGACCTTTACCGCGCCCGCCAACTTCCTGGTTGTCGATATTGGTCAAAAACTATGCCAGCTTACCATCTTCCAGGCCAACTGCCCGGTGGTATCCCGGCTGATCCCGCTGGGCGGAGACCGTTATACCGATGTCATCAGGAACTTGCTGGCGCTGGATTATAATGAGGCCGAGCTGCTGAAACAACGCCAGCGGGGCCTGCTGCATACTGCGGGCGGTAACGAGCCGGCGGCAGCCTCTGTGCACAGGCAGCTGCTGCTGCTTGTGGAAGAACTGAGCCGGGAGATACGCCGGACAGCCGACTATTATCAGGCCCAGAACCGCGAGGCTGTCATTGACCGGATTCTGTTGACCGGCGGCGGGGCCTGTATGGATAATCTGGCCGGCAATCTGGCCGCCCAGTTGGGCGGGGTTGAGGTAACCCGGCATAACCCGCTGGGCGAGATTGGCGCTGCCAAATCATTTGATGCCGAATGGCTGCAGGCGATCGCGCCGCAGCTGACAGTGGCGGTCGGCCTGGCCGTGCGCGGGGGTGAAGGTTATTAATACCACTATTAAAATTAACCTGCTGCCGCCGGACGAGCGCCAGGAGTTCTGGCCGGTAAACCGGCT contains:
- a CDS encoding type II secretion system protein, translating into MFQNIRKRMGNQKGFTLVELLVVISILGILAAIAVPKFADSTTAANTAKAAADLRILDSAIAMYQAQNGTDPTAIDGDAGSTTLVGDGLLAASPAPPTGRAFVNGTAANITATAYVLTGTGAAMRATLDGNNSEDFNR
- a CDS encoding prepilin peptidase; this translates as MLEICLILSILGFGLIIGSFINVCILRIPKNESIIFPGSHCVICKTPLKVMDLIPIISYALLLGRCRYCGSCISVRYPVVELLTALILLISFLVAPLEKLMEVLMFVVFLLVISIIDYDYQLILDKILIWFAIAGVIFNTLINNTIVLDILWGSVAGGAILFLIALLTKGGMGGGDIKFMAALGLWLGLKLTLLTLFLSFVIGGIGSLLLLALKIKGRKDFIPFGPFIAVAAFISMLYGHEIITWYLSLL
- a CDS encoding prepilin-type N-terminal cleavage/methylation domain-containing protein, whose protein sequence is MQQGFTLIELLVTMAIIGILAGLAVPMLADAVATLELHIFVNNLAADIRGLQQLGVNANGTQAIYTLYWTGGSSKPQYNLHNREKAIKIVDFPASVAVTGDPKAIRYAITGSPSSGAQTIEFRSKRTGEYLYVVIAPVTGRVRVCDAAGLE
- a CDS encoding type IV pilus modification PilV family protein, encoding MGRNRQGERGYLLLEAVMAIFIVLITLAVAALLPQALKVMAAAGHYTAATALAQEQMELLKSHDDLFWATVAFPYQTGPASIPGTDYCQTARAEISPLDPEYPSKQRIIKLTVSVGRPGAEQVTLISYTLQAVQQFLP
- a CDS encoding PilW family protein codes for the protein MKRYWTGRQGLTLAELVAGLTIFLILLAAIGPLLSTASQAWRTGRSQAELQQTARLALERLSHSIRYAQTVTVADNGGSLVLKDGDGSSLIFSVSPDTRALCMTMGDGTPQPLAGDGLSKRAGRVVVIANPGQQPRFTVEAVTLRANNGQALYMVKRVAIMITVQDRETGLQYTLRSAVMAQNS
- a CDS encoding PilX N-terminal domain-containing pilus assembly protein; the protein is MFYVQTRVASQSGSSALLALMALLLLSLWGWGLITLSLTELSMAASYRDGTAALYLAEAGAKRALVELHYNPDWQPRNPYFEGRGSYSLAITAGTPIRIEATGTVHRSVRKVVLKVVRNAEGAGLIIISWNYH
- a CDS encoding late competence development ComFB family protein produces the protein MQIRNFMEDLVWQRLDEVLTRHPKACGCEKCRYDIAALALNFLPPRYVVTDQGETYTRIKGLEQQFNVDIITALSHAIQIVCQQPHHDEG
- the pilM gene encoding type IV pilus assembly protein PilM translates to MKAKVIQLAARVKQWLTYSPASMIGIDIGSGMLKIAEITWRNNLPTLTAAGLAALPADLVRDGIILDRQVMAETFRQLLATAGVTGRHAVISVSGHAVFIRELTFPAMTEEELRQAIRWDLDKYIPADAENYYFDFAVVGTGKLPHEVRVLLVAAPQSMIDAVTAICKEAGLKPMAIDIEPLAIARTFTAPANFLVVDIGQKLCQLTIFQANCPVVSRLIPLGGDRYTDVIRNLLALDYNEAELLKQRQRGLLHTAGGNEPAAASVHRQLLLLVEELSREIRRTADYYQAQNREAVIDRILLTGGGACMDNLAGNLAAQLGGVEVTRHNPLGEIGAAKSFDAEWLQAIAPQLTVAVGLAVRGGEGY